The Nonlabens sp. Hel1_33_55 genome contains the following window.
GGAGAAAGACTTCCTTAGAACTTGAATAAAGGTCCATCTAGTATTTGCCATCTCAACTTGACGCCTAGCTCCATGAACTCAAAACCGGCTGCTGTCGCGCTCGCTGTGTTGCTGTATTTTCCATAAGTACCTGCCTGAAATCGCTGGCTTATCGCATAACTCAAATTAGCTTCTAGACGATACAAAGTTGTCGCCTCTTCATCTTCTATGAATTGATATCCACCAGCTGCGTTAGCGCTGTAGGTCCAGTTTTCTGATGTACCGCTAAAGTCTGCAAAAAGCTCTACCGCTTGATACTTTGAAGGGCTAAAGTAAAGGGTAGGCACCTGATCTTTGTAACTCAAGTACTGGTAGTTCACACCACCTTTTAGCGCTGGTGACTTCGTAAAGGTGTAGTACAACGATGTGAATAATAGATTTCTCGAGTTTCCATCCGTTTGTTGTGTGTGCATTAAACCGGTGTACCAGCCCAGATTGATGTTGGTTCCCATATTGTAATTGAGCGAGTAGTTGTTCATAAAGATCTTCTCGTCAATCAAGTCCGCATTAAAGTTTTGCAGTTCACGGCTGTAGCCTACTTCCAGATATTGCAACGCCCATGGTCTTGATTTTACAAAGACAGACCCATTGACATCAGTATAATCATTTTGATCTGCGTTAGCTTTTACAAAACCCAGCGTGCTTTCTACCCAAGTATTATTATGAACGCGGTAATGCGCTCCAATGGAGGCATTGGTATTGTATGCCATGGAACCATTGCCTGTATTTTCTGTAGTTCTATACGAATAATTAAAAACAGATCTGAATCGGTCAGAAAACGGAATCACTGCGTTAACACCTGCAGCATATGCCTCATTATTACCATTATCACTGGTGTAGGATCCTATCGTATTCAAAACAGGAGCGAGTCCATTTCTCAAGGCTGCCAATAAGGCACGAGCATCTGGCTGATTCGGATAAAAGCCCAGCGTTTTCAAGGCGTAATTTCTAGCAAGATCCAGATTTCCTTGTGCTCTATAGGCGTTGGCGATGCCTAGGTTCCCGTCAAATGAGGTGCTGTCTTTTTCAAGAATAGCTTTGTAGTAGGAGATACTTTTGGCAAAGGTTCCTGTGTACATTCCCAACGTCGCTTTCAATGCGTCCAGTCTATTGCTCGTGCCACAAGCCGCTTCTGTGCTGGCGATGACTTCTCTTGCTTCTGGATACTTGTTGTTCCAGATCAAGGCTTGTATGTAACGTTCGTTAGCTGCTAGCAACGTCTTTTTATGGGTTACGGAATCTTGTTGGAATTTCGCTTTCGCGAAAGCGGAACCTTCAACAGCATATTGCAAGGCGAGTTTGTCCTTTTTCAGTAGATGAGCCACCAGCGATTGACCTGTTAACAGGCTCAAACTATCTGCCATGCCTGAGTATGTTGTGGCAGCTAAGTCGTAATTCTTAATAGCGATGTAGGCGTTAGCTAAAGCATTTTGAGTATCTGCATCTTTAGGGAACAGCGTGAGGTTATTTTTTAGAGTGACGATGGCGTCATCCACTTGCTCATTGGTGATTTGTTGGGAAGCTTTGCCCAGTTGCATGTATTTTTTAGAGATGGCAGCGTTCTGGTTCTTAGGTTGCAATTCCAGTGCGTTGTTGACGTATATGAGAGCGTTGTCGTATTTCTTAAGATTCGATAAGGTATTGGCATAACCCAATATGGCTGGGAAGCTGGCGGAATCTTGCTTTACAAGATTTTCATAAACACCTTCTGCCTCTGCGAAGTCTTTGTTCCATAATAGGGATTCGGCATAGTTGAGTGCTACTTCAAAATCGGTTGGGTAATCCTTTTGAAGCTCAATAAACAATCTTTTTGCCTCTATTGTTTTACCGCTTAAGCCTAACGCTCTACCATAACATAGACGAGCGGTTTTGTTTTCTGGATGCTTTTCCAGCACTTCCTCAAAAAAGTCCCGAGCCTGAACATAATTGCCTTGTTCCAATAATTGGAAACCGGTGTTCATGTCTTGGGCAAACCCGAAGCTTGCGATGAATACGATTGCTAAAAAACTAATGATTTTCATGTTCCTTGTTTTACAATAGCAAGGTAGAACCGGTTTGCAGTGCAGCAATCGGCAGGAAAATACCACTCGTCTACACTTAACGTCCATCCAAAGAACTTGAGGGCGATCGATAGGCATTTAGGCAAGGTAAGCTGCCTGAAAGTGCTCCTATTTTATGGGTGCCGCCTCTAATGAAAATCTACAGATACCTAATCGTTAAGGCCTGTTTTGCTTTAAAGAGTCACAGACACCATTCATCTACAGTAAAATTCTGCTCATCGAAATATGATCGCCATGGCTGGGAACCATCCACATATTTGCATCAGTAATCTAAACCCCATCGCTATGCAAATGACCGTCATACACTCAGCCACACACTTGAAAGTGGTACACCAGAACAAAAAACCTAGTAAAGACTGCCAGTTACAAGTAGTGTACAGAAAAGCGGAAACTCCACTTCTTTTTCTAACCATCGCTTAAAAAACTACTTCAATGACTGCCATCATACTCAAGCTTAAAAGAACTTTATCACCCCAACAAATATTCATGGCGAGCGCCTTTATCGTGAATGCTGGCAATTATGCCTATAATCTCATGCTAGGCAGATTGCTGGGACCACGTGCTTTTGCAGACGCCGTTATTCTCATCACATTGTTGCTGGTGTTGTCCTTTGTGGCTATGACCTTTCAACTTACCGTCGCAAAATATATGGTAGAACTGCACAGCAGGAACCAGAATAATTTTATCCAGCAGGCTTATAAATATGCGCTTATGTTCGGCTTGGTGCTTGGTGCTGCGGTCGTCATTTTTGCTCCAGAACTGCAATCACTATTTCAAACCGAATCCAGTTTGATGTTCACCATTTTTGGTGCGGCCGTACCGCTCTACTTTATCATGAGCGTCAATCGTGGTAAACTGCAAGGTGATCAATCCTTTGTGGAATTATCGATGACGTATCAACTCGAGATGCTTTGGCGGTTGGGACTCACTTTTGCATTTCTTTTATTTTTATCGATCAATCCTGCAATTGCCGTTTCCATTTCAATCGCTATCTCTTTCATTGCGGGACTGTTTCCTTTCAAAAAAGTACGCAGAGCCTCATTTTTGAAATTTGATCTCACCGTAGCAGAGAAGAAGAACATTTTGCGATTTTTTCTTCTTACCGCTTTTTATGAACTGACCCAAATCGTTTGCAACAACAGCGATATTTTAATGGTCAAGCATTACTTTGACTCTTATGATGCGGGACTATATTCATCACTCGCCTTGATAGGTAGAGTCGTGTATTTCGTTACCTGGATGTTCGTTATGTTGTTGCTGCCAGCGGTCATTGAATCGCGTAAGCAAGGAAAGAATCCCGTTCCGGTTTTGAAAAAATACGTGGGTTACATAACGGCATTGTCAGCAGTTATCGTGAGTTTCACCTTTTTATTCCCAGAATTTGCCGTGCAGTTATTATTCGGTGAGGAATATTTGAGCATCGCACCCTTATTGGGCTGGTATGCTCTGGCGACGTCCTTTTTTGCGGTCTCTAACATATTTGCCTATTATTTCCTGTCGTTGGATCATTACAAGCCTGTTATCATTGCGGGAGTTTTCGGTTTGCTACAAGTTTACGCGATCAGCCTGTTTCACGATTCCTTATTTCAAGTCACCATGGCGCAGGTGCTGGTGATGTCCTCATTGCTCATGGTGCAGTTAGGGTATTTTATGATCCACCATGGCTATCTCAAAAAAGCTAATCGGCTGGAATCTACCACTCATCTACACTAGTTGTCCATCTGTCGTTTTTAGTCCGCTTTCGCGAAAGCGTAACCCCATATTTGCACTGTCAAACAATTAAACATCATCATTTTAACCTCATTAAAACAAGTATCATGTCACTAGAAATCAACAGTATCGATGGAGTCATCTGCATCAAAGGAGAAGTACAAGCCAGTAGATTGTCAGAGCTCAGAAATTATGTAATTACAGCGCTAAAGTTTGAAAATAGACTCGTGGTCAACGTGTCACAAGTGGGTCGAGGTCAGACGTTGTTACTGTTTTTATTGCAACAGATCAAGGATGAATTAACCATCGATAAATCACTCATCTTTTTTGGGAAGCCAGAAAGTAACGTCAAGAAATTATACCAAGAATTGAACAGCCCAGCCAACTACTATCAAGCTGCTTAAAACACCACCAAAACTCAACTATTCACCTCAAAATAAGGAAATTATGAAACTTGCCATCGTCACCGCTTACCCGCCTAGTAAAGTAACCTTGAATGAATATGCTTATCATTTGGTCAAACACTTTCGTCAGCAGGAAGAAGTAACAGAACTCGTTTTACTCACGGACACTACACCTGAAGATGCTGACCTAAATTTTGAGGAAAATGGATGTAAAATAACAGTCAAACAATGCTGGAAATTTAATTCCATGCGGAACGTAATTTCCATCGCCAAAGCCATTAATTCCAGCCAGCCTGATGCCGTATTGTACAACCTACAATTCATGAAATTTGGCGATAAGAAGATTCCAGCTGCATTAGGCTTGTTCTCTCCATGGGTAACCAAATTAATGAAGGTGAAAACGATTGTTCTTTTGCACAACATCATGGAAGCTGTCGACTTAAGCAGCGCCGGATTTACCGAAAACAAATGGAAGGCCAAAGTATTCAATTTCATTGGTGAAACGCTTACTAGAGTAGTGCTACAAGCAGATCAGGTTGCAGTGACGATACAGAAATATGTGGATATTCTTGAAGAGAAATATGCGGCAGACAATTGTATTTTGATTCCGCATGGTACGTTTGAAATCCCAGCCGAACCAGATTATATTTTGCCAGAAGGTCCTATGAAGATTATGACTTTTGGAAAATTTGGGACCTACAAAAAAGTAGAGGTAATGATAGAAGCCGTAGAGAAAGTACGACAGTCCACCGGCAGGGATCTTGAAATCGTGATCGCAGGAACAGATAATCCCAATGTACCTGGATATTTAGATAGCATGAAGGAGAAATACAGCCACGTTCCACAACTAACTTTTACCGGCTATGTAGAGGAAGAAGAAGTTCCCGTGATATTTAGAGAAAGCGCTATGGTCGTGTTTCCTTACACTTCTACTACGGGAAGTTCTGGAGTGTTGCACCAGGCAGGAAGCTATGGTAAGGCTGTTGTGATGCCAGATCTAGGAGATCTAAGCACACTTATGAAGGATGAAGGTTATATGGCTGAATTGTTTCTTCCATCAAATGTGGATTCACTGGCCTTATCCATCAAAAAATTCGTTTTAGATACCGAATATAGAAACCATGTTGCCAAGGTGAATTATGAAGCTGCAACCGCAATGCCCATGTCAGTAATTACAAAAAAGTATATTCATGCTTTTGAAGGTCAAGGTGCGATTAAAACAGCAGCACTAAAAGTTGCAGCCTGACCTATTGATCCTTGAAGGATTGGTAGCTAGGTTTCTTCTTCCCATCCGTAGCAATAAGTCCAAAGTGCTTTTGCTTATTGACACGCCATGGTCGGGAACCAGCAACGCTGGAAGGAACTTCTTCAAAATCGTATAAGGTCCAAGAGAGATAGTTGATGCTGTCTCTCTTTTGCGTTGTAAAAAACTCCGTGTATTTCTCGGCTTGATCTTCTTTATCCATCCCAAACGGATTCCAAAAACCATGATAGCTAGACCAACCTATTTCTTGTAAAACAATAGGTTTTTTGGTTTTTGACTTCAATTCTTGATGCGTTTTGGACAAATCTTCTAGATCCTTATAATAGTGGTAAGAAACCACATCTACTTGATTTTCTAAATTAATTGCCGCGGCAGCTGTTGACCAACCTATAGTCACTGGATGGATGGAATCCATTTCTTTTAATCGCGTCATGGTTTGTGAAAGCCATGCATTCACCTTGCGTTTTTCTCGAGATTTATAATCCAGATCAGGTTCATTTTTAATGTCCCAAGCATAAACGGCTGGATGGTCTTTAATGTGATCTACAATATTTTTAAGGTAGGAATTAGTCAAGGTCCAGTCTTGAATGCCATAATCACCGTAAAAGTCAAATAGGGTGACCATCACTTTTAAATCGGCTTTTTCTGCCTGATCCAATAATATCTTGAGTCTTTGCATTTTCTCATTGGAGTTTTCGCTGATTTTGAAATCTTTATAGCTAAGGAATATTCTGATGGTATTTAAGTTCAAGTCTTGAATAACCTTAAAATCAGTAGCGATTTGTGAGGAGTCAAAGTTTTCTCCAAAAGTATCCCAAGGACTGTCTTGCGGGTAATAATTCAATCCTGCTAGGTTTTTGATTTCATCAGAAATTACTAAAGCACTTTCTTCAATGGGATGCGTTTCCAATAGTTCAAAATGACGCACTCTCCAGAAACCATCTTCCAACAATAGAATGATGCGATAATCATTATTAAATTCTCGTTGGATAATAAATTCATCATTTTGATAGAGCTGTTCCACGCCACGTACTTCACGATCGGTTAAAACCGCTAGTGTACCGTCTGCGCTGTAAAAGTCTAGCGTGAGATGATGGCTCAAGGTAGTAGATTCAATACTGATGTTCTCACCTGCGTTGTAGGAAATGAGTTCGCGTACCTTAGCTCTGGCGCTTTTGGTATAATGGTCATAGATTCCAGCATCATCACCAGTCAACAGAGCCTGATTTTTCACAAACCAAGCGTCCAGATAATCTTGTTCTATTTTATCTTTATTGGCTGGTTTCATTGGTCTTCCTGGGTTTTCAATAGATTTCCAAACGACCTCAGGCACGTAGTAATTTTCCCGTTCCAGATCCAGATGTAACATGGTAGAACGGTCGGCTCCCGTATTCAAATAGGCCAACAGCTGACTAATCCCGAAGAGGACTCCAGAAAATAGCGCCAGAAAACCCGCCACGATCAATATGCGATACAAGGCTTTATTCTTTTTCAAGCGATCCTATTTTAGAATTTTTGGTCAATCCCAGGGTTGTGATGGTGATATTTTCATTTCCATCGACGGCATCATCAAGAACAAAAGTTGCTATTCCTTTTTCTGTGAAGAGAATATGAGTCTTTCCTGTTAATTCAATCCTAACTTGAATTCCATCAGGAATAATCTGGCCTAAATGGCTTGTTAATGGTCCCACAACGATAGTTTTCTTATTTCTTAGTTCCACAGGTATATCGTCAATGATGGAATTGAAGGTCACTTGCAAATCGGGACTTTCGGCTATTCCTTGAATCAGTGCCTTGACGTTCCATTTGGTAGGTGTTTGTGGATGTATCGCTTTCGCGAAAGCGTATCCATTAATCGTACTTGCTACCGTCTGCCACTGGGAACCTGTAGCATCGCTCATAAAAAATTTGACCAGCGTGCCGTCCGTCATTACATTGCCGTGCTCGTCTTTAATCTGCGATGTTTTGAAAGTGGATATCTCGTTACCATCTGCATAGGAATGGTTCTGATCCAGCTCAAGCTGAAAATCCACCGCAACATCAGGAAATACATCAGCAACTAACTCCAACGAAGAAATATCGTTAAGCGTACTGCCAGTACTGATCCTACCGGTAGTAAGTGGTGCCTGTATGCGTTGCCAGGCAAAACCCTTATCCAATTGAAAAGGCGTTCTAGTGATCTGGTTTTTAAATTGATGATTAAGCGAAACCTGAGTACCATCTGGCAACATGTTGTCCAGCGAATCTGTAGGGATGGCGACCAGCATGGTATAATCTCTCACATTTGCCACGATGCTGCGAGGTCCCAGATAGTTTTCCAGCGCACCAAGATTCTCAGCGCTGGGTAACAATTGAAACTGCCCTTTCTGAATACTATTTTGATCTAGAACCAAATTCCATTGCACAACGCCAGCGCGTTTCGCAACAGTCGCAGGAAGTTGGAAAAACCATTTTTCATTGCTCTTTTCAAGTTTCAAAATAGTGGTACCATAAGTTCCAGAAATTATCAATTGGAAATTTTCTAATTCTGCCAACCCAGAATTCAAAACCGAAATTGAAATTCCGTCAGATCGTACTTCCTGATCTTCTGGAGCTTGAATCTTGATTTTTGCATTTTTCTGTGAGGACAATTTATTCGCTGTAACAGTGTTCCATGAAATTGCTATGCAACACATGACGAGCAGCAAAAACAAACCGATATAGACGTGTAGCTTTCTCATTCGGGATTCCCTATGTAACTGTTAGGCGTAATAGAAATATAGCCAAATGGCGAATTCTTTAAAGGGATCAATCGATTCCTCAGACCGATATCACTACGATTGGGCACCACCTTATCTGAAATACTTTGATTAGGCAACCCATTAACGGAAACGTTTTCTAGACTTGAAGAAAGCACTTTTGGAACAATCATGTCCGAAATGTCAATTTGAAATTTACGCTTGCGCTGCTGGCGCACACTCTCATCAACATAAACCGATTCTACCGATAGAAGCTCTTGATTTGCATCGTAGTAACTAATCAATAGTTGCGGTATCGTGGCCGCCTCAATACTGGGGTTGAAGAGAAAACCATTGATGAGGTGCTCGTTTTGTTCCACTTGTGAGGAAGCAATGGCTTGATACAGATCTGTTGTAGCTACATTAGCTACCACTTGAACTTCAAAATTAACGGGTGTATCACTCAGGTCTATTTTTGTAAATGCTGTCGGGTCGTAGGAAGCTGGTTTTTTAGCTTGATTACTAGCCCACGCGATATCCTCAAAATTGACACGGTAAGGTGTGGTTTCCTTTGCGAGTAACTTGTGTTTGATGACATCCTTTGCATTGAACTTTGCTAATGGGTTGTTATCAATATCATACAGCGTTCCCGTAACTGAAATATCTGCTGGAACATTATCTACATTTTGAATCTCACCTATGATGGCATATTCGCCGTCGACAACCACCATTTTAGCCGTTAAGACTTCTACCACAGGTTGTTTGAGCACATCTTCATGATACGTTTGCTCTGAGGTTATTTTACGTTTGCCGTGATTGTAAAACTGTGTATTGCTTTGTATTACTAGTTGCTCTGGTGGTACGTCTGGATCAATGGTTTTAGGTTTGATATACCATTTGTTATTAATCTTCTTAAGATCTATCGTGTCGCGAGTATCAATGACCTTGAGCGGTGTGACCCAGTTGGCTTTTACAAATCCGGTAGCGGTACTATCTGTTTTAGAGGCGATATCTATAGCGATTTCATCCAGTTTTGCATAGGAACTTAGCAGACCATCAGACACTGAAATCTCTAACATAAATTGAGAAATGGATTTATCTGCATCTGGATCTAGATAAGAATAAGCGCGTTCAAATTCCTTGAAATCCAATGCGTCGTAATAGGCAAGGACGACATTTTCTGCACTAATCTGAGTTGAGTTTTTAAGATAGAAAATATAGAATCCTATAGCCACGCACACTGCCACGATTATAAACCAAATGATTGAAATGTTGTAGAGAGGTCTAGGCAATGGGTTGTAGATGGGAGCAAATCCCATATAGGCAGGAATTTTCTCTTTGCTGCTCTTTAATGAGCGTGTCCACATCGATCTGAGATATAAGAGTAGTGCAATGATTATGGTTAG
Protein-coding sequences here:
- a CDS encoding glycoside hydrolase family 2 TIM barrel-domain containing protein, translating into MKKNKALYRILIVAGFLALFSGVLFGISQLLAYLNTGADRSTMLHLDLERENYYVPEVVWKSIENPGRPMKPANKDKIEQDYLDAWFVKNQALLTGDDAGIYDHYTKSARAKVRELISYNAGENISIESTTLSHHLTLDFYSADGTLAVLTDREVRGVEQLYQNDEFIIQREFNNDYRIILLLEDGFWRVRHFELLETHPIEESALVISDEIKNLAGLNYYPQDSPWDTFGENFDSSQIATDFKVIQDLNLNTIRIFLSYKDFKISENSNEKMQRLKILLDQAEKADLKVMVTLFDFYGDYGIQDWTLTNSYLKNIVDHIKDHPAVYAWDIKNEPDLDYKSREKRKVNAWLSQTMTRLKEMDSIHPVTIGWSTAAAAINLENQVDVVSYHYYKDLEDLSKTHQELKSKTKKPIVLQEIGWSSYHGFWNPFGMDKEDQAEKYTEFFTTQKRDSINYLSWTLYDFEEVPSSVAGSRPWRVNKQKHFGLIATDGKKKPSYQSFKDQ
- a CDS encoding oligosaccharide flippase family protein — its product is MTAIILKLKRTLSPQQIFMASAFIVNAGNYAYNLMLGRLLGPRAFADAVILITLLLVLSFVAMTFQLTVAKYMVELHSRNQNNFIQQAYKYALMFGLVLGAAVVIFAPELQSLFQTESSLMFTIFGAAVPLYFIMSVNRGKLQGDQSFVELSMTYQLEMLWRLGLTFAFLLFLSINPAIAVSISIAISFIAGLFPFKKVRRASFLKFDLTVAEKKNILRFFLLTAFYELTQIVCNNSDILMVKHYFDSYDAGLYSSLALIGRVVYFVTWMFVMLLLPAVIESRKQGKNPVPVLKKYVGYITALSAVIVSFTFLFPEFAVQLLFGEEYLSIAPLLGWYALATSFFAVSNIFAYYFLSLDHYKPVIIAGVFGLLQVYAISLFHDSLFQVTMAQVLVMSSLLMVQLGYFMIHHGYLKKANRLESTTHLH
- a CDS encoding glycosyltransferase, coding for MKLAIVTAYPPSKVTLNEYAYHLVKHFRQQEEVTELVLLTDTTPEDADLNFEENGCKITVKQCWKFNSMRNVISIAKAINSSQPDAVLYNLQFMKFGDKKIPAALGLFSPWVTKLMKVKTIVLLHNIMEAVDLSSAGFTENKWKAKVFNFIGETLTRVVLQADQVAVTIQKYVDILEEKYAADNCILIPHGTFEIPAEPDYILPEGPMKIMTFGKFGTYKKVEVMIEAVEKVRQSTGRDLEIVIAGTDNPNVPGYLDSMKEKYSHVPQLTFTGYVEEEEVPVIFRESAMVVFPYTSTTGSSGVLHQAGSYGKAVVMPDLGDLSTLMKDEGYMAELFLPSNVDSLALSIKKFVLDTEYRNHVAKVNYEAATAMPMSVITKKYIHAFEGQGAIKTAALKVAA
- a CDS encoding tetratricopeptide repeat protein; this encodes MKIISFLAIVFIASFGFAQDMNTGFQLLEQGNYVQARDFFEEVLEKHPENKTARLCYGRALGLSGKTIEAKRLFIELQKDYPTDFEVALNYAESLLWNKDFAEAEGVYENLVKQDSASFPAILGYANTLSNLKKYDNALIYVNNALELQPKNQNAAISKKYMQLGKASQQITNEQVDDAIVTLKNNLTLFPKDADTQNALANAYIAIKNYDLAATTYSGMADSLSLLTGQSLVAHLLKKDKLALQYAVEGSAFAKAKFQQDSVTHKKTLLAANERYIQALIWNNKYPEAREVIASTEAACGTSNRLDALKATLGMYTGTFAKSISYYKAILEKDSTSFDGNLGIANAYRAQGNLDLARNYALKTLGFYPNQPDARALLAALRNGLAPVLNTIGSYTSDNGNNEAYAAGVNAVIPFSDRFRSVFNYSYRTTENTGNGSMAYNTNASIGAHYRVHNNTWVESTLGFVKANADQNDYTDVNGSVFVKSRPWALQYLEVGYSRELQNFNADLIDEKIFMNNYSLNYNMGTNINLGWYTGLMHTQQTDGNSRNLLFTSLYYTFTKSPALKGGVNYQYLSYKDQVPTLYFSPSKYQAVELFADFSGTSENWTYSANAAGGYQFIEDEEATTLYRLEANLSYAISQRFQAGTYGKYSNTASATAAGFEFMELGVKLRWQILDGPLFKF